The Juglans microcarpa x Juglans regia isolate MS1-56 chromosome 2S, Jm3101_v1.0, whole genome shotgun sequence genome has a window encoding:
- the LOC121253460 gene encoding uncharacterized protein LOC121253460 yields the protein MDKSWMLIEDRLHSTEYDEGVRQFLAMAQVHAVTTDQIRCPCRRCRNRAFHSIRIVEDHLFLKGIDPTYTEWIFHGEEDPILNSTFSDEEFDDASSYNHYINDVDEMLDDIRHGSFMDEEGSNEGNANDNYQPSTSNAPTNYNFDELVADARQPLYPGSAKFSKLSFIVKLLHIKSIGGWTVKSFDMVIKLLHDAFPDALFPDSYNDARRLERGLGFNYEKIHVCLNDCVLFWKENASYNECPKCKASRWIASTSEQRMIPQKVLRYFPLKPRLQRLFMSTNTAQAMRWHKDACVDDPTCMRHPADSRVWKDFNNKHVAFSHDPRNVRLGLASDGFNPFNNMSRPYSIWPVLLVPYNLPPWLCMKDPYTMLSLLIPGPKSPGNDIDVFLRPLVDELKELWEDGIRTFDAYSRQMFSLHAALLWTINDFPAYANLSGWSTKGKLACPSCRSDTNSQWLVYGRKHCYMGHRRWLPPNHSWRRKKNSFNGCEEHGLQPSRVEGEDLLEQLREVAHFQFGKSTSKRKRTPNQLNWTKKSIFFELPYWLDLGLRHNLDVMHIEKNICDSVLGTLLNIEGITKDSANARRDLTNLGIRKELHLQHNGDHMTMSLGCYMLNLNEQKIFCDWLSKVKFPDGFASNIARCVNASEGKISGMKSHDCHVFVQALLPIVIGGFLRSDVRQALIDLSSFFKELCSRTLKLSVLTCLQANIPIILCKLEMIFPPAFFDIMVHLAIHLPEEAFLAGPVQYRWMYPFERYLGKFKRYVRNKAWPEGSIAEAYVHLECLTFCSMYLHDIETRYNREERNNDVRIGTTDLGNEPSLSIFSQKVRPLGTASSHKLADTLLVKARWEHYNKIQEEDPQNIDRRHQSQFPSWFRSRIREVRSVRPTAVIDEIYALACGPNPWVASYAGCIMNGIRFHTNERERHRRSQNSGVVVHGEHQGSHVDFYGVLHDIIELRYMGWRKVYLFQCAWYDIGDPRRGIRVRDKLTIVNTARQWYKDEPFILAFQASQVFYLNDPILGGSWQVIHKITSRNVYNIHASNTVEDGMDNDETSDGDSDDEVDNNTNNYPLFSRVDQP from the exons ATGGATAAGTCTTGGATGCTTATTGAAGACAGATTGCATTCCACTGAGTATGATGAAGGTGTTAGGCAATTCTTAGCCATGGCACAAGTTCATGCAGTGACAACTGATCAAATTAGGTGTCCATGTAGGAGATGCCGGAATAGAGCTTTTCACTCTATTCGTATTGTGGAagatcatttgtttttaaaagggATTGATCCAACCTATACGGAATGGATTTTCCATGGAGAAGAGGATCCGATCCTAAATTCTACATTCTctgatgaagaatttgatgatGCATCTTCTTATAATCACTACATTAATGATGTCGAcgagatgttagatgacattCGTCATGGGTCGTTTATGGATGAGGAAGGTAGCAATGAAGGAAATGCAAATGATAATTATCAACCCTCCACCTCAAATGCTCCAACCAACTATAATTTCGACGAGTTGGTTGCTGACGCACGACAACCACTTTATCCTGGATCTGCTAAGTTCTCGAAGCTATCATTCATCGTCAAGCTACTTCACATCAAGAGCATAGGTGGTTGGACAGTGAAGTCCTTTGACATGGTGATCAAGCTTTTGCATGATGCATTTCCCGACGCTCTATTTCCAGATTCATATAACGATGCTCGTCGCTTAGAGCGTGGCTTGGGCTTTAATTATGAAAAGATACACGTGTGCCTAAATGACTGTGTgttgttttggaaggaaaatgcatcGTATAATGAATGCCCTAAATGTAAAGCATCTAGGTGGATTGCAAGCACAAGTGAGCAGCGGATGATACCACAAAAGGTTCTTCGATACTTCCCCTTGAAGCCACGCTTGCAGAGGCTGTTCATGTCAACGAACACAGCCCAAGCCATGAGATGGCATAAAGATGCATGTGTTGACGATCCAACATGCATGCGACATCCAGCAGATTCAAGGGTATGGAAAGACTTCAACAACAAACATGTTGCCTTTTCCCATGATCCTCGCAATGTTAGACTTGGGTTGGCGAGTGATGGGTTTAACCCCTTCAATAATATGAGTAGGCCGTACAGTATTTGGCCGGTACTACTTGTGCCCTACAACTTGCCCCcttggttatgcatgaaagatccataCACCATGTTGTCGTTGCTAATCCCTGGCCCTAAGTCACCAGGGAATGATATTGATGTGTTCTTGCGTCCTCTTGTTGATGAGTTGAAGGAATTATGGGAAGATGGTATTCGGACGTTTGATGCGTACAGTAGACAAATGTTTAGCTTGCATGCAGCACTACTTTGGACTATCAATGACTTTCCCGCATACGCCAATCTTTCTGGGTGGAGCACGAAGGGCAAGTTGGCTTGTCCTTCATGTAGATCTGACACAAATTCACAGTGGTTGGTATATGGGCGAAAGCACTGCTATATGGGGCATCGACGGTGGTTGCCACCAAATCATAGTTGGAGACGGAAAAAGAACTCTTTTAACGGGTGCGAAGAGCATGGACTCCAACCATCAAGGGTCGAGGGAGAGGATTTGCTAGAACAATTACGTGAAGTTGCACATTTCCAGTTTGGCAAATCTACTTCGAAGAGGAAACGAACGCCGAATCAACTAAATTGGACCAAAAAATCTATCTTCTTTGAGCTACCCTACTggttagatttgggcttgagaCATAACCTTGATgtcatgcatattgagaaaaacataTGCGATAGCGTGTTGGGAACATTGCTGAATATTGAAGGAATAACTAAGGACTCCGCTAATGCCCGTCGTGATTTGACAAACCTTGGAATAAGGAAAGAATTGCATTTACAACATAATGGGGACCATATGACTATGAGTCTTGGTTGTTACATGTTAAACTTAAATGAGCAAAAGATTTTCTGTGATTGGTTATCAAAAGTGAAATTTCCTGATGGTTTTGCATCGAACATTGCCCGTTGTGTGAATGCTAGTGAAGGGAAGATCAGTGGAATGAAAAGCCATGACTGTCATGTCTTCGTGCAAGCACTGTTGCCGATTGTGATTGGTGGGTTCTTACGGTCTGATGTGCGTCAAGCCTTAATAGATTTAAGCTCTTTCTTTAAAGAATTATGTTCTCGAACTTTGAAATTATCAGTGTTAACATGTCTTCAAGCTAATATTCCCATCATTCTCTGCAAACTAGAAATGATATTCCCTCCAGCTTTTTTTGATATCATGGTGCACCTTGCCATTCACTTGCCAGAGGAGGCATTCCTGGCAGGACCCGTGCAATACAGGTGGATGTACCCATTCGAAAGGTATCTAGGGAAGTTCAAGCGGTATGTCCGCAACAAAGCGTGGCCAGAGGGCTCAATTGCTGAGGCATATGTGCATCTCGAGTGTCTTACATTTTGCTCTATGTACCTCCATGATATTGAAACTAGATATAATCGCGAGGAACGCAACAATGATGTTCGTATTGGGACAACTGATTTGGGAAATGAGCCaagtttatctattttctcacaaaaggtTAGACCATTGGGTACAGCAAGTTCTCACAAATTAGCCGACACACTATTGGTCAAGGCTCGATG GGAGCACTATAACAAGATCCAAGAAGAGGACCCTCAGAACATTGACCGTAGGCACCAGAGTCAATTTCCATCGTGGTTCAGATCACGC ATTCGAGAGGTGCGTTCAGTTAGGCCTACTGCAGTAATCGATGAGATATATGCCTTAGCATGTGGTCCAAATCCGTGGGTTGCGTCCTATGCTGGATGCATAATGAATGGTATTCGCTTTCATACGAATGAGCGTGAAAGGCATCGCCGAAGTCAAAATAGCGGGGTGGTTGTGCATGGCGAGCATCAGGGATCCCATGTTGACTTCTACGGTGTGTTGCATGATATTATAGAGTTACGCTACATGGGTTGGCGTAAGGTATATCTCTTTCAATGCGCATGGTATGACATTGGTGACCCGAGAAGAGGGATACGTGTTAGGGACAAATTGACGATAGTCAATACTGCTAGGCAATGGTATAAAGATGAGCCTTTCATTCTTGCCTTCCAAGCAAGTCAAGTCTTTTATCTCAATGATCCAATATTGGGGGGAAGTTGGCAGGTTATCCATAAAATTACAAGTAGGAATGTTTACAACATTCATGCAAGTAATACTGTTGAGGATGGGATGGATAATGACGAAACATCAGATGGTGACTCAGATGATGAGGTTGACAATAACACTAACAATTATCCCCTATTCTCGAGAGTGGACCAGCCATGA
- the LOC121251865 gene encoding GDSL esterase/lipase At2g42990 — MAYMHVSWLFLFHILVLVAKSKAKVPAIIVFGDSSVDAGNNNQIPTIARSNFNPYGRDFPGGRPTGRFSNGRIPPDFISEAFGLKPVIPAYLDPMYNISDFATGVCFASAGTGYDNATSDVLGVIPLWREVELYKDYQKNLKDYAGEWKANEILSEALYLISVGTNDFLENYYALPNRQSQFTIKQYEDFLIILARNFIQELYELGARKISLTGVPPMGCLPLQRTTNIMDNHGCVERYNNLAVEFNGKLKGLVAMLNKELPGLKLVFADAFNVFMQIITRPSIYGFEVVGVGCCGTGTFEMSYLCDPRSPFTCTDANKYVFWDAFHPSEKTNQMISNHLFKLFLAKFL; from the exons ATGGCATACATGCATGTCTCATGGTTATTCTTGTTTCACATCCTAGTACTAGTAGCAAAATCCAAAGCCAAAGTTCCGGCAATTATAGTGTTTGGAGACTCATCCGTGGATGCAGGCAACAACAACCAGATTCCGACAATTGCAAGGAGCAATTTCAACCCTTATGGTCGTGATTTCCCCGGTGGCCGCCCGACTGGACGGTTCTCTAATGGTCGCATTCCTCCTGACTTTATCTCCGAGGCTTTCGGCCTCAAGCCAGTAATACCAGCCTACTTGGATCCAATGTATAACATCTCAGATTTTGCCACTGGCGTTTGCTTTGCCTCTGCTGGAACTGGCTATGACAATGCCACTTCTGATGTGCTG GGAGTGATACCTTTATGGAGAGAAGTGGAGTTATACAAGGACTACCAGAAGAATTTGAAAGACTATGCTGGAGAATGGAAGGCAAACGAAATACTGAGCGAGGCTTTATACTTGATTAGTGTGGGAACAAACGATTTCCTGGAGAACTATTACGCACTCCCTAATCGACAATCCCAGTTCACAATCAAACAGTACGAGGATTTCCTCATCATACTTGCAAGGAATTTCATTCAGGAACTGTATGAACTAGGAGCTCGGAAGATATCCTTAACTGGGGTTCCTCCAATGGGATGTTTGCCATTGCAGAGGACCACAAATATTATGGATAATCATGGTTGCGTGGAGAGATACAACAACTTGGCCGTAGAATTTAATGGGAAATTGAAGGGTTTGGTGGCAATGCTGAACAAGGAGCTTCCTGGGCTTAAACTGGTTTTTGCAGATGCATTTAACGTTTTTATGCAAATTATCACCAGGCCCTCTATATATG GATTCGAGGTTGTAGGAGTGGGGTGCTGCGGCACTGGGACATTTGAGATGAGCTACCTCTGCGATCCACGAAGTCCATTTACATGCACAGATGCAAATAAATATGTGTTCTGGGATGCCTTCCATCCTTCTGAGAAAACAAATCAGATGATCTCCAATCATTTATTTAAACTGTTTCTGGCCAAGTTCCTTTGA